The following are from one region of the Sorghum bicolor cultivar BTx623 chromosome 2, Sorghum_bicolor_NCBIv3, whole genome shotgun sequence genome:
- the LOC110432406 gene encoding uncharacterized protein LOC110432406 gives MSFVSERFSDDEEILCPCRRCLNRVRSFKGQIEDHLYIYGMSSTYTRWVHHGESMDVVAAKNDDHVDEHTSVNEDFAMNVDEEDDPDDGIHAMVEELYTAEEEGNGKKSMFAILLEEMKQELHPGGPCTRFSFVVKLLHIKSFYRMYNGCFTAILKLLSSSFPNCSIPASYEEAKRIIRALGLGYNSIHVCPNNCILFWKNLEKNDVCPVCGASRWKDNDGRKKIPEKVLRHFPLIPRLKRMFSSKRMAEEVQWHKLKRKPVENELSHPADGEAWKDFDRKYGWFAKDSRNIRLGLATDGFNPFGKMSSSYSMWPVFLIPYNFAPWECVEQSNFMMGLLIPGKECPGKDIDVFLEPLVKELLELCRGVPTLDAITRKKFDLHAAVIWCIHDYPALSTLSGRVTRGCYACVHCDKNPCSKRIRNKVCYTGHRRFLAKDHPWRRSKVFDGTVENREKPEKFSTVELMEKLERVKDVRPGKHPETRKRKRDEKGQCWKQKSCLWDLPYWSSLKLQHNLDVMHIEKNICGYILGTFLGMAGKSKDSINSRLDLEDMGIRKHLHLVREGNSYSVPHAPYIMTKKQKADFCDFLESVKFLDGYASNLATCVTADGCNLQALKTHDCHILLQRIIPAAIRGIMDKDICEALAELGNFFQQLCAKTLKLDVLKRLKDDIPIILCKLEKIFPPSFFDVMLHLAVHLPEEAILRGPVQYGWMYPVERRLLTLKRFVRNMARPEGSIAEAYVAAECLTFCSRYFGDDVETRHNREGRNRERVATLEGEISIFQHGAHLLGAPKLTYLEHDYEKMVWFVLNNCLEVEPYIESIRKS, from the exons ATGTCCTTTGTTTCTGAGAGattcagtgatgatgaagagATATTATGTCCATGTCGTCGTTGTTTGAATCGGGTTCGTAGCTTTAAAGGGCAGATCGAGGATCACTTGTATATTTATGGGATGTCTAGTACTTACACTAGATGGGTGCATCATGGAGAATCAATGGATGTTGTAGCAGCTAAAAATGATGACCATGTTGATGAACATACTAGTGTCAATGAGGATTTTGCCATGAATGTGGATGAAGAAGATGACCCAGATGATGGAATTCATGCTATGGTAGAGGAGTTGTACACCGCTGAAGAGGAAGGTAATGGGAAAAAGTCTATGTTTGCAATTCTATTAGAAGAGATGAAGCAAGAATTGCACCCTGGTGGTCCTTGTACAAGGTTTTCTTTTGTGGTGAAGTTACTTCATATCAAGTCCTTTTACCGAATGTATAATGGTTGTTTCACAGCAATACTGAAGTTGTTGTCATCATCATTCCCAAATTGCTCTATTCCCGCATCATATGAGGAGGCAAAGAGAATTATTCGTGCATTAGGGCTTGGGTACAATTCAATCCATGTGTGCCCAAACAATTGTATTCTCTTTTGGAagaatttagaaaaaaatgatGTTTGTCCGGTTTGTGGTGCATCAAGATGGAAAGACAACGATGGAAGAAAGAAGATTCCTGAGAAGGTTTTGCGACATTTTCCATTGATTCCTAGGCTTAAGAGAATGTTTTCTTCCAAAAGAATGGCAGAGGAGGTGCAATGGCACAAGTTGAAGAGGAAGCCCGTGGAGAATGAGCTCAGCCATCCAGCTGATGGTGAGGCGTGGAAAGACTTTGATAGAAAGTATGGGTGGTTTGCAAAAGATTCCAGAAACATCAGACTTGGCCTTGCTACTGATGGTTTCAATCCATTTGGTAAAATGAGCTCATCGTATAGCATGTGGCCAGTGTTTCTTATCCCATACAACTTCGCTCCATGGGAATGTGTAGAGCAATCAAACTTTATGATGGGTTTGCTTATCCCTGGAAAAGAATGTCCAGGAAAGGACATTGATGTCTTCTTGGAGCCACTTGTTAAGGAGTTGCTAGAGCTTTGCAGAGGTGTCCCTACTCTTGATGCAATTACTAGGAAGAAGTTTGATCTACATGCTGCTGTAATATGGTGTATTCATGATTATCCTGCTTTGAGCACATTGTCAGGTAGAGTCACAAGAGGTTGTTATGCTTGTGTGCACTGTGACAAAAACCCTTGCTCCAAAAGGATAAGGAATAAGGTATGTTACACCGGCCATCGTCGTTTCCTTGCTAAGGACCACCCATGGAGGAGGAGCAAGGTGTTTGATGGTACTGTTGAAAACCGTGAGAAGCCAGAGAAATTTAGCACTGTTGAGCTAATGGAGAAACTAGAGAGGGTCAAGGATGTTAGACCAGGAAAGCATCCTGAAACCAGAAAAAGAAAGCGGGACGAAAAGGGCCAATGTTGGAAGCAAAAGTCATGTTTGTGGGATTTGCCTTATTGGTCAAGTTTGAAGCTGCAACATAATCTTGATGTGATGCACATTGAGAAAAATATATGCGGGTACATCCTTGGTACATTTCTAGGCATGGCTGGGAAGTCAAAGGACAGTATAAACTCTAGGCTTGATTTGGAAGATATGGGCATTAGGAAGCATTTACACTTGGTCCGTGAAGGAAATTCATACAGTGTTCCTCATGCACCCTACATAATGACTAAAAAACAGAAGGCTGATTTTTGTGATTTTCTGGAGAGTGTGAAATTTCTAGATGGATACGCTTCCAACTTAGCAACATGTGTGACTGCTGATGGATGCAACCTCCAAGCACTGAAAACTCATGATTGTCATATTCTTCTTCAAAGAATTATACCTGCTGCTATCCGAGGAATCATGGACAAGGACATATGCGAAGCACTTGCTGAATTAGGTAATTTTTTTCAGCAACTTTGTGCAAAAACTTTGAAGTTAGATGTGTTGAAAAGGCTGAAAGATGACATCCCAATCATCCTATGTAAGCTTGAAAAGATATTTCCTCCTTCTTTTTTTGATGTAATGTTACACTTGGCTGTCCATTTACCTGAAGAGGCAATTCTTAGAGGTCCAGTACAATATGGATGGATGTACCCTGTAGAAAGAAGGTTGCTTACATTGAAACGGTTTGTGAGGAACATGGCAAGGCCTGAAGGGTCCATTGCAGAAGCATATGTTGCTGCTGAGTGCTTAACGTTTTGCTCaaggtactttggtgatgatgttgagACTCGCCACAATCGCGAGGGAAGGAATAGAGAACGTGTTGCTACTTTGGAAGGAGAGATATCTATTTTCCAGCATGGAGCACATCTTCTTGGAGCACCAAAACTTACTTATCTTGAGCATGATTATGAAAAAATGGTTTGGTTCGTGCTTAACAATTGTCTGGAGGTTGAGCCGTATATTGA GTCTATAAGAAAGAGTTAG
- the LOC110432407 gene encoding uncharacterized protein LOC110432407 codes for MLPASLPSGGGGQGSSVHGDGMQPGGGGQGSSAHGDGSKRSSSPSGGYHSGQGPSAPRCPKCLKMEKRLLKLERPIKKLKLRQFCLGKKVWVHGSKLYDLKMEPVDKPEAKKVLVVIDD; via the exons ATGCTGCCGGCAAGTTTGCCGTCGGGAGGCGGCGGCCAAGGGTCCTCTGTGCATGGAGACGGGATGCAGCCAGGAGGCGGCGGCCAGGGGTCCTCCGCGCATGGAGATGGAAGCAAGCGGTCCTCCTCGCCGTCGGGAGGCTACCACTCCGGCCAGGGTCCGTCGGCGCCGCGGTGCCCGAAGTGTTTGAag ATGGAGAAGAGGCTTCTCAAATTGGAGAGGCCGATTAAGAAGTTGAAGCTGAGACAGTTTTGTTTGGGCAAGAAAGTGTGGGTGCATGGCAGCAAGCTCTATGACTTAAAGATGGAGCCTGTCGACAAGCCAGAGGCCAAAAAGGTGTTGGTGGTGATCGATGATTAA